The genome window ATCAACTCCCTGCGTGTCCGGCACGGGAGGGTCCTCCTCGAGGCAGCCCCGGACTACGCCGACGAGGTGGGGATCGCCCTCGAGGAGCAGCTTGACAACCTCGAGAACATCCTCTCCGCGGTGCACAACCTGCGGGAGCTCACCCCGCGTTCACGGGACTACATCCTCACCTTCGGCGAGCGGCTCAACAGCCTCGTCGTCTCGGCAGCGCTCCGGCAGCGGGGGATCCCCACGGCGGTCCTCGACGGGTGCGAGGCGGGCATCGTGACCACGCCCACGCACGGCGAGGCAGTGGCGATCCCCGCGTCCGAGCAGAAGATAAAGAGCCGCGTCCTCCCCCTCCTCGCGAGCACCGTCCCCGTCATCATGGGGTTCATGGGATGCACCGAGAAGGGGATCGTGACGACCCTCGGGAGGTCGGGGTCGGACTACACGGCCGCGCTCGTGGGCGCGGCGATCGACGCCGACGAGATCGTGATATGGACCGACGTGGACGGCATCATGACCTCTGACCCCCGCATCATCCCGGACGCGCGCGTGATTCCCGTGATCTCGTACCACGAGGTGATGGAGCTCTCCTACTTCGGGGCAAAGGTGATGCACCCGCGGTCCATCGAGCCCGCGATGAGGAAGAACATCCTCGTCCGGGTGAAGAACACGTTCAACCCCGACCACCCCGGGACCCTCATCGTGCGCGACCAGAAGAAGGACAACCGGGTCGTGAAGGCCCTCACCTACATCGAGAAGGTCGCGCTCGTGAACATCTGCGGCGCCCAGATGATCGGGAGGCCGGGCGTCGCGAAGGCGATCTTCTCTGCCCTCGCGGACAGGGACATCAACGTGATGATGATCTCGCAGGGGTCATCCGAAGCCAACATCTCGCTCGTCATCGACGAGACGCAGGAGGACGCGGCGAAGGAAGCACTCCTCCCCCTCGTCTCCGAGGGGCGGGTCCGGGAGGTGACCACGAACAGCGACGTCTGCGCCGTCGCGGTGGTGGGTGCCGGCATGGCGGGCGCGAGGGGCACCGGGGGGAGGATTTTCACCGCCCTCGGCAACGGCGGCGTCAACGTGATGATGATCTCGCAGGGCTCGTCCGAGCTGAACATCTCCTTCGTGGTGAAGAAGGAGGACGGCCGAAAGGCGGTCCGCATCCTCCACGACGAGTTCCGGCTCTCCGAGGAGGACAATGGGTAAGGAGGTGCCGAGGACCTACAGGGACGCGGGCGTCGACATCGACCTCGAGGCCCGGGCCGTCGCCGCCCTCGTCGCGAAACTCACGTTCCGGCGAGAGGGACGGTTCCGGAAGGTCTCCCCGCCGGGGCACTTCGCCGGCTACGTCGAGTGCGGCAGCCACGTCCTCGCGCTCACCGTCGACGGCGTCGGGACGAAGATGAAGGTCGCCGAGAGGCTCCGGGACTGGACGACGGTCGGCATCGACTGCATCGCGATGAATGCAAACGACCTCTACGTGATGAACATCGAACCCGTCGCATTCGTGGACTACATCGCGGCGGACGCGCTCTCCGAGGAGCAGATGGCGCAGATCGGGATCGGTCTCAACGAGGGGGCGAGGCAGGCGAACGTGGACATCGTGGGCGGGGAGACGGCCACCCTGAAAGGTCTCGTCACCGGCATCGACCTCGCGGGGACGTGCCTGGGTATCCAGAGGAGGGAGAGGGTGATCTCCGGCGAGAGGATCGTGCCGGGTGACGTCATCGTCGGCGTGCCATCGTCGGGGATCCACAGCAACGGGCTCTCCCTCGCCCGGCGGATAGTCGACGCGCGGGACGCGTGGGAGGAGCGGATCGCCCCGGGGAAGACGATCGGGCAAGAACTCCTCGTCCCGACCCGCATCTACGCCGAGGCGCTCGAGGTCGCGGCCCGGACCGAGGTCCACGGCATGTGCCACATCACGGGGGGAGGCCTCCTCAACCTCACGCGGCTCTCGCGCCACGGGTTCGAGGTGACCGACCCGCTCCCCCCGCACGGGATCTTCGCGTGGCTCCAGAGGGAGGGGGGCATCGGCACCGCCGAGATGTACCGGACGTTCAACATGGGCATGGGGTACGCGTACATCGTGCCGGACGAATCCGCCGACGAGGTTCTCTCCCTCGTCCCAGGGAGCAGGGTCGTGGGAGAGGTCTCGGCGGAGCCGGGGGTCAGGGTCAGGGGGATACCCGTCCGCTGAACAACACGCGGAAAAGTGGGCGGGCCGTTTTTCAGGGAGGACGCCGCGGGCTCCTTCCTCGCCTTCCCCCGCCTTTTTGCGGGTCCCGGGTCACCCCCCGTCCTCGGCGGGTTCAAGGACGAGGGGAGAGACGACCGCCCGGTCGTCGAGGATGGCGGAGTTGCCCGTCGGGTCGTCGATGATGATCGTGACGGGGAACCTCCCCTCCTTTGCGTCCGCGATCCTCTCGCGGAGTGCACGTGCCCGGGCCTCCTCCCCCTCGTCCTCGGCCCAGAGGATGATGCTCTCGACGACCCTCTCGACCCGGGCGAGGATACCCTCCACGTTCGAGACGAACCCCTCGCACGCGGGGCCGGGCGCGATCTCGACGCCGAGCTCGGGGATCGTGATGGTCCCGCTCATGCTCCGCACGACGCGCGCGGAGAGGTCGTCGACGGAGAGGACCGAGAATTCCCACCGGGAGGGCTCCGCGTTCTTCATGAGGGAGGTGTCGACGAAGCGGAAGCCGCAGGTGGGGCAGCGCGTGCTCACGATGAGGAGCCCGAAAAAGTAAGGGATATCTTCGACCTCGTATATGTATTCGATTTCCGCGCTGCAGACAGGGCAGGGACCGGGGACGACCCTGCGCACGGGCTCAGGCAGATCCACCGATCTTTTCCCTCGATATCTTGACGGAGTTTGGCGTGATCACGACGTAGCGCTGGTCGCCAAGGCCGATGATGTCGCCGTTGACGTCCTTTGCGACCTCCTTGAAGTCCTTGAGGACACGCTCGTACATGACCTTGTCCGCCTTCAGCTTCGCGATGTCCACGATCACGATGTTGCCGTTGTAGATCTCGTCCTTGATGCGGGGGCTGTCCTTGATGTCCCCCACCGACGCGATCTTGACGTAGAGTGCGGGTGCCCCCTCTTCCTCTGCCTCGAGGGCCTCGAGGTCGAGGTCCATGTACTCGTCCTCGGTCGAGGGAGTGCTCTTCCCAAGCAGGGTCTCCAGGAACTTCACCATGGGAAAAAGTGTCTGTTGTGCGTTACTTAATAGTATCTGTCATCGCGGCAGGTTTTCCTCCCCCGCGGCCGGGATTTCCCGTCCCGGGAGAGGAGTGCGGCCGGATGCGGCGGCGTCCCTAGAACTCGAGGTTCCAGATCTCGTCCCCGACGTGGTGGAGCGTCTTGACGACCTTGCCTGCCGTCTTCTCCCGGATCCCCGCCGCGTCGAGGAGTGCGATCCCAACGGCGAGGGGCTTTCCGTGCCGCTCCTCCACGACCTGCACCGGCCGCCCCTCCCGCACGTCGTCGGAGACCGCGGTCACCCCCGGCCTCATCACGTCCGCGCCCTTCGCGATGAAGGGGACTGCCCCCGCGTCCACGACGACCCTCCTCTCGGGGAACGGGTGGTCGAGGAGGCCGCGGAGGGTCGGGAAGACGATTCCCCCCGTCTCCATGAGGAGAGGGCGTTTCCTGATGAGGTACAGGGTGACGTCCCCGTCGGTCTCGACGATCTCGATCCCCTCGACCGGGAAGAGTTCCGCGGAGGCTCCTATCTCGGCCTGCAGCCTCTCCCGCAACTCCTCTGCCTGCGACCGCCGCAGGGTATGGCGCTTCCTCGGCGTGATCCTGGCCATCTCTCCCCTCTCCCCACATGTGGGGAAGTCCGAGCACAAAATACCCGCACCCGCGGGCGGGAGGGGGTGCACGGTCCCCTCCGCTGCAGCACATTTATGTATCGGGGTTGCGCACATATATTACTCCAAACCGAGAGTACACAGGGTACGATCATGACCAAACGGCCGTTGGATATTTTGGACCAGGTGCTGAACCGGCAGCCTGTCATCGTATCCCTCAAGGGCGGAAGGGAACTCCGCGGGGTCCTGCAGGGCTATGATGTGCACATGAACCTCGTCCTTGACAGGGCAGAGGAGATCGAGGGGGGCCAGTCGCGCAGCGTCGGGACCCTCATCGTGCGTGGGGACAACGTGATATACATCTCGCCCTCCAAAGAACAATAGATGGGTGAAAGGTGAGCCATGTCGAAGGGAACGCCATCGATGGGGAAGCGGCAGAAAAAGGTGCACATCGCGTGCCGCCGGTGCGGGAGGACATCCTACCACGTGCGCCACAAGGTCTGTTCTTCCTGTGGATTCGGGAGAAGCGCGAGGATACGCAGTTACAAGTGGACGATGAAACGGCCGAAGATCCCGACCCACTGACCGAGACACCATGTGCGGCATCGTTGGCATCAGGGATGCCACCGGGGTCTCCTTTTCTCTCTACTACGCGCTCTACGCGCTCCAGCACCGGGGCCAGGAGAGCGCGGGGATCTCCACGTTCGACGGCGTGCGCCTCCACAAGCACAAGGGACAGGGGCTCGTCGCCGAGGTCTTCGACTCCTCCATCCTCTCCTCCCTCGAGGGGAACGTGGGGATAGGGCACGTCCGCTACCCGACAACGGGTGCGAACAAGCCCGAGAACGCCCAGCCGTTCAACTTCACCCACCGTGACCGCATCATCTCGATCGCCCACAACGGGAACCTCGTCAACAGCCGCCAGCTCCGCGAGGAGTACGAGCGGCGCGGCCAGATCTTCTGCTCGACGACGGACACGGAGCTCATCGCCAAGGTCCTCACGGAAGAGCTGAGCGCGTCGGGGTCCGTCGAGGACGCCGTCCACAGGTGCATGAGGGTCCTGCGCGGGTCGTACTCGGTCGTGATGATGGTCGACGGGGTGCTGTACGGGTTCCGTGATCCCCTCGGGATAAAGCCCCTTTGCATCGGGAGGACGGAACAGGGGCTGATGATCGCGTCCGAGAGCGTGGCCGTGGACGCGCTCGGGGGGACGTTCCTGCGGGACGTCGCGCCGGGGGAGCTCGTCTGCATCGACGGCGAGGGGATGCGGAGCATGCAGATCGCGAGGGCATCCCGCAGGGCGCACTGTATATTCGAGTACATCTACTTCGCGAGGGCGGACGCCGTCCTCGACGGGGCGCTCGTGTACGACGTGAGGCTGCGGATCGGCGGGAAACTCCACGAGGAGGCGCCCGTCCCGGCGGACTCCGTCTGCCCCGTCCCCGACTCGGGGACCGCGTACGCGATAGGATACGCCGCGAGGTCCGGCATCCCGTTCATGGAGAGCCTCCTCAAGAACAGGTACATGGGCAGGACCTTCATCATGTCCACGCAGCACGAGAGGGAGAGGGCGGTCCGGATGAAGCTCAACCCCATCCGGAGGCACCTCGACGGCGCGTCCGTCGTGCTCGTGGACGACAGCATCGTCCGCGGGACGACCTCCCGCCGCATCATTGGGATCATGCGGGACGCGGGGGCCCGCGAGGTCCACGTGCGGATAGGGTCCCCGCGGATCGTCGCCCCGTGTTACCTCGGCGTGGACATGCCCACGCGGGAGGAGCTCGTCGCGCACGGGAGGGACGAGGAGGAAGTGCGCAGGCACATCACCGCGACCTCCCTCCACCACGTCTCGATCGGTGCCCTCGTCGAGGCGATCGGGATAGGGAGGGAGAACCTCTGCACGGGCTGCCTCACGGGCTGCTACCCTGTCGAGATCCCGGGGGAGGTCTCGAGGCCCCCGCCCGTCGATTTCCTCGACGGGACGTACCAGACCCGGCTCGAGCGGTTCGGGACGTGAGCGGGGGAAAACCGGAAAAACGCGGAATCCATGCGAAAAGGGCGGGTGTTCCCATAGCGAGGGATGGATTTGAACCATCGATCTACGGGTTATGAGCCCGTCGGGATATCCTGACTACCCCACCTCGCTTCTCCTCGATCTTGTGGGAATCTAATTTCGCAATCTGCAGAGATATAGTTTACCCCCACGGCATTCCCGGGCGGGGCGGTTTCTCGGCCGGGAACGGGGAATCGATTATCTGGCCGGTGCGCGAAAGGATGGTACATGGACGACGAGGAACTGCAGCGCATCAGGGAGAAGAAACTGCGGGAACTGGCAGAACGCCTCAGCGGGAGGGCGGAGAAGAAGGAGCCCGCCCGGGTCATCACCGTCGGGGAATCGAATTTCAGGGAGGTCCTCTCCGCGCACCGCAACCTCGCGGTCGACTTCTGGGCCGAGTGGTGCGGGCCGTGCCGGATGGTCGCCCCCGTCATCGAGGAACTCGCCGTCGAACTCGCGGGCTCGGTCACGTTCGCGAAGTGCAACACGGACCACAATCCCCGGCTCGCCGCACGCTTCGCGATCTCGGCCATCCCGACCATCCTCCTCTTCCGTGGGGGATCGCTCGTCGACAGGGTCGTCGGGGCGTACCCTAAGGACGCGCTGCGGGCACGCCTCGCGAGGGCTTTCAGCCTTTCCACGTGATACTGCGTCCCCGGTGCCCCCCCTCCCCCACGGGCACCCCCCTCCCGCCGCACGACCATATCCCTATTAATCCCCCGCCCCCACCTCTCACTGCATGGCAAGACCCCGCATCATCGTCGCCCTCTCGGGCGCGAGCGGAATCGTGTACGGGATCCGCCTCCTCGAGGCGGCCCGCGAGGCAGGGATCGAGACGGACCTCGTCATGTCCGAGAACGCGGCCGGGATGGTCAGGATCGAGACCTCGCTCGACCCTTCCCAGGTCACCGCGCTCGCGACGAGGGTCCACGACAACCACGATTTCACTTCTCCCCTCGCGTCCGGGAGCACGAGGCACATGGGGATGGTCGTCGTCCCCTGCAGCATGAAGACCCTTTCCGGGATCGCCTGCGGGTTCTCCGGCAACCTCCTCCTCCGGGCCGCGGACTGCACGCTGAAGGAACGCCGGCCCCTCGTCCTCGTCCCCCGCGAGACGCCGCTCTCCCCCATCCACCTCCGGAACATGCTCGCCCTCGCGGAGGCGGGGGCGGTCATCCTGCCCGCCTGCCCGGGGTTCTACCACCGGCCCAAGGACATCAAGGGACTCGTCGACCACGTCGTCGGGAAGGTCTTCGACATCCTCGGGATCGACCACCACCTCTACAGGAGGTGGAGGGAGGGCGAGGACCTCCCCCCCGGGAAACCCACGGGGTGACGCGCGCCGTGGCGGGAGGTGGACGCGAGGGAGGGGGCGTGCCCGGCCTGCCCGGGGATTTCTTCTCCCGGCCCGCCTTCCTCTCCCTCACCATCGGGATCCCGTTCTGCACGTTCAAGTTCCTCTTCGGGGCGACGGCGCTCCGGCTGGGGTCGGAGGGAGGGATGTTCCCCCTCGCTGCCGCGGGGACCGCGGTCGTCGCGTGGGCAGTCGCCGACCTCCTCATGAACGCGGGCAAGGCCGTGCTCGACGCCCTCGGGAGAGAGGCCCCGTTCGAGTACTGCACGCTCGCGCAGGCAGGGGCAATCCTCGGTCTCCCTGCCGTCTTCCTCGCGGCAGACACCCTGTTCACGTTCCTCATCATCTGCGCGATGCTCTGGTCCGGGTGGATCGCCCTCCTCCCGCCCGCCGGGACCACCGCGTGGTACGCGGCGACCACCTTAAACCTCGTCTCCCTCTCCCTCGTGAACCTCTACGCGGAGGCGAGGAGGGCAAGGCAGGAGACCGCGCCGCCCGGGTGAGGGAACCGCCCTTGCCCGCCGGGGCGGAGCCCACGGGTTAATGTGGTACTCGGGAGAGACGAGATTGTGCGCACAGGAGTGCAGGTCCCGGAAAGCCCGCTCCCCGTCGACCACCCGGTCGCGAAGGTCATCCTCCCGTTCCTCCTCGGCGGGCTGTATTTCGGTTTCTGCGTCCTCCTCCTCCCCCGGGAGACCGCGCTCCTCCTCGGCGCCCTCATGCTCGCGTACGTCGTCCCGCCGGCGGGCAAGGAGTCTGTCATCCCCCTCGGGATCGCGCTCGGCCTCCCGTGGTGGCTGATAGGGACCTCGATCGCCCTGATGGACGTCCTCGCCGGTCTCTTCATGGCCCTGAACTTCGAGGTGGCGTTCCGCGTCCCCCTCCTCGGCGCCTGGATCGAGAGGTTCCTGGGCCGGGGGAACGATTACCTCGCCCGCCGCCCGTGGCTCGCGCGGTTCTGCTTTGCGGGCGTCGTCCTCTTCGTGATGTTCCCCCTCCAGGGCTCCGGCGGGATCGGGGCGACGCTGCTCGGGAGGCTGCTCGGGATGGGGAGGTGGGATATCTTCTTCGCGATCGTCCTCGGCGCGTTCCTCGGCTGTTTCCTGATCGCGCTCGGGTCGGCGTTCGTGTGGGAGATCATCGTCGCGAACCCCGCGACCGGCGTCACCGTCGCAGCCGCGATCATCGCGACTTTCGTGGCCGCGTACCTGGCCTACAGGTGGAGAATCGCGCGGGGGACGGGGCAGGACCGGAAGTGAGGGTCCCCGCCACGGCCGGTTCCCCACGGGAAAGTCCCCGGGGAAAAAGGGGTATCGGGTCAGGCAGGGGTCCTTGCCGTCCCGCACCGCCCGTGGAGGGCCTGGAGGGCGAGGATCACCGCGGCCGAGACCGGGAGTGCGACCACGAGGGGGTCCATCGCGCTCCACGGGAAGGAAAGGACGCTCGCCTTGCCTAACAGGGCGGGGGCAAGGCCGAAGACCGCGGAGTACCGGGAATTCACGAAGAGCGCCCACGCAAACCAGATGAGCGCGCCGGAGACGAGGCTCGCCTTCGCGGCGAGGGGGCTGGGGTCCCTGCAGGAGACTGCCACCGCGAAGACGGGAAGGAACGCGGACGCGCACAGCCCCATGAACATCGCGGTCGCAATCGCGATGATGCTCCCCGGCATCAGGAACGCGACGACCACGCTCGCCACGATCATGACGAGGACACCCGCCTGGTTTGCCTTGAGCGAGAGCGCGCACTCCCGTCCCCGCCCCCAGAGGTCGCAGACGAGCGCGGTCCCCATGGTGTGGAAGAGGGAGGAGAGCGTCGACATTGCCGCGGCGAGGAGGGTGACCATGAAGATCACGGTGAACCACTCGGGCGTCGCGAGGTTGATGAAGAGCGGGATCACCGCGTCCACGTTCCCGCCCGCGGCCGCGATCGCGATCTTGCCCTGCGTCTCGTGGAAGTAGACGTTCGTGAGCGCGCCGACCGTGAAGGCGACGCCCGTCATCATCAGGATGAACGGCCCCCCGACGAGGACTGCCCTGTGGAGGGAACGGTTGTCCTTTGCAGTCATGAAGCGGACCACGAGCTGGGGCTGGGCGAGGACGCCGATCCCCACGCCGAGGACGAGCGTCGTCACGAGCGTGTACCATATCGGCGACCCGAACTCGGGCATCACTGTCCAGCCACGCATCCCCTGTTCTGCGAGCTTCTGGGGGACCATGTCTGCCATCGCGGTGAGGGCGGTGTGCGCCGCCGTGACGCCGCCGAGGATGGTGTACGTGATGACGAGGAGGAACGTCATCCCGACGAGCATGATCGCCCCCTGCACCGCGTCCGTGTACATAACGGCGATGAGGCCGCCGAAGATCACGTAGATCGCCACGATCGCGGCGAACCCGACGAGGGCCGCGGCGTAGGAGATGCCGAGCGTCTCCTTGATGAACTGCGCGCCCCCTATCAGCACGGCCGCGGAGTAGAGGGGCATCCCCACGACGATGACGAGGCCTGAGACGACCTGCATGAACGTGGAAGAGTAGATCTTCCCCATCAGGTCGGGGAACGTGACGGCCCGCAGGCGCTGCCCCACCTCGCGCGTCCTCTTGCCGAAGACGACGAAGGCGACGAGGATGCCGACCCCGATGTTGAAGACCGTGAGCCAGATAAGGCCCATCCCGAGGTTCGCGGCCTGCCCCCCGAAGCCGACGATCGCGGAGGTGGAGATGAACGTTGCCCCGTAGGAGAGCGCGATGACGGCCGGGTGGGCTTTCCGCCCGGCGACGAGGTAGTCCTCGGCCTCCCGCGTCTTCTTGTACCCCACGTACCCGAGGCAGAGGATGACGACGAGGTAGGCGAGGGTGACGGCGGCGACGAGGACGATGTTGACCGCCACCCCTCACTCACCCCCGTTGTTCCAGTTGAGGTAGCCGTACACGACGCAGGAGAACGCGAGCGCTATGCAGAGCAGATACGCAATCCAGATCTGTGGGTCAGGAATTCCGAGCATGGGAGAAACCTCCGGGAAAATTCCAAGGGATGGTGCCGCTACACGGGGACCGAGGAGAAATCCGGTCCCCTACCTAAAGAGGAAGAAGAACACGCCGGCGCCGCAAGGCACGGAACGGGGAACTGGCGTCCGGGTCATCCCTTGGATCATTGTGAGGGGAGATCCCCTATTTATGGTTTTTTCTTTCGCGCAGCGCAAGGGCTAACCCCCCTCCGGGAGACTACTGGGATCGACGGATGGCCCGCGGGATATTCTTCGGCCTCCACGAGGCCCTGCGAGACGTGCTCTCCCACCGGCTCGGGTGGTCGGAGCTCCGCGAGGTGCAGGAGAGGACGGTCCGGGCGGCCGCGACCGGGAAGGACGTCCTCGTCATCGCCCCCACGGCGGGGGGGAAGACGGAAGCCGCCCTCATCCCCGTCGTCGATGCCATCCTCAAGGAGGGGAGGCAGGGCGTCGCGTGCGTGTACATCTCGCCCCTCAAGGCCCTGATCAACGACCAGCAGGAACGGTTCCTCTCGTTCTGCGTCCCGGCGGGCCTCGAGCTCCGGGTCTGGCACGGGGACGTCGCGAGGGGGGACAGGTCGTGGGAGGACGGGGAACCCCCCCACGTCCTCATGATCACGCCCGAGTCGCTCGAGGTCCTCATGGGGGAGGGAGGGGCCGCGCGGGACCTCTCGCGCACGCGGTTCGTCGTCGTGGACGAGCTCCACTCGTTCGTCGAGTCCGAGAGGGGCGCGCACCTCCGCGTCCTCCTCGACCGCCTCGACGCGCTCGCGGGATCCCCCGTCCAGAAGATCGGGCTCTCCGCGACGGTGGGGAACCCTTCCGCCGTGCTCGCGTGGCTCTCGGGGCCGGGCAGGGAGGGGGAACTCGTGGAGGTGGTCCAGCCCCCGCGGGGGAAGAAGTTCTCGTTCCACGTGCACGAAGGCCCGCGGGAGAGGGTGGAGGCGATCGCGGGCCTCGTCGCGGGGAGGAAGGCCCTCGTCTTTGTGAACAGCCGCGCGGAGGCCGAGGAGCTCGGGAAGGCACTCCGCGGGCGCGTGGAACACCTCTTCGTCCACCACTCGTCGCTCTCCCCCGGGATGCGGCGCGCAGCCGAGGAGTCCCTCGCCGGGGAGGGGAGCGCGTGCATCATCTGCACGAGCACCCTCGAGCTGGGCATCGACATCGGCGACCTCGACATCGTCGTCCAGTCGGGGGCGCCCCCCTCCGTCGCGTCGTTCCTCCAGAGGATGGGGAGGAGCGGGAGGCGCGGGGGGACGCCGTACGTGGCATTCGTCCTCTCCAGTCCGCGCGACCTCCTCGTCTGCGCCGCGGTCATCGAGAGCGCGGGGAGGAAAGAGATAGAACCCCTCGTCCCGGTGAAGAGGCCGTACAACGTGCTCGCCCAGCAGGTCCTGCTCGCGGTCCAGAGGTACAGGCGGACGACGCTCGCCCGCCTCGAGAGGGAGATCGGGACGCTCAACGCGTTCCGCGGGCTCCCGCGGGGGTCACTGCGGGAGCTCGTCTCCTCCCTCGAGGGAGGGGGATTCCTCGTCAGGGACGGCGAGTTCCTCATGGCAGGCCCCCGCCTCGAGAGGACGTTCGGGCGGTCGCAGGGGAGGGAGCTCTACTCGGTCATCGCGGGGGGGAGCGAGGTCCGCGCGGTGACGCCCGACGGGGAACAGGTCGGGAGGCTCGATTCACGGTTCGTCCGGGCCCGGGGGCGCGAGGGGTTCTCGCTCGGGGGAATGGAGTGGAGGCTCGCGGGGAACGACGAGGAGCACGGGCTCGTCGTCGTCGTCCCGGGCGGCGGGGCGGGAGGGAGTACCTTCTGGCGGGGCGGCGGGGAAGCAGGACTCTCGGGGACGGTGTGCCGCGCGGTGCAGCAGATCATCGCCCGGCAAAAGTCGGTCCTCCCCCTCGGGCCGCGGGAGGGGGAGGCGGTCGCATCCTGCATCGCGGCGTTCCCCCCGCTCCACCCCCGGGGGATCCACGTCTTTGAGTCCGTCCCCGCGCTGGGGAGGAGGAAGGTGGACGTGACCGCCCTCACGTTCCTCTCCCGGCGGAGGAACGCCCTCCTCGCGGTCCTCGCGAAGTCCGTGCTCGGGGAGAGAACGCATGTCCGCTACGACGACGTCTCCCTCGCGTTCCCCCGTCTCGGACCCCCCGGGTCCGCGGAGAGGGTGCTTTCCGCGTTCCGGGAGGTGCAGGAGATGACACCCCGCGAGATGGGGGAGACCGTCCCCGTCCCCCGCCCGTCGGCGTGGAAGTTCGGGACTGCCCTCCCCCCCGCGTTCCTCCGCGAGATGGCGGCGTACGACCTGTGGCAGGTGGAGGAGTTCGCGCGGGAGTTCCGGGACCTCCCCCTGTACCTCGTCCCCCCGCCCGGCGCCGGGCAGGAACCGTGAGCACTCCCGCCGGGGGGCCCGGCGCCCCTCACGCCGCGAGTTTCTTGATGAGCCGGGCGACGTTCTCCGCGAAGACCCGCACGGTGGCGATACCCTCGGCGTCCTTCCAGCACTCGCCCGGGTCCCTGCCAAAGACGATGTTCCAGTACGTGGACCCCGGGACGATCATGTTGTTGATGAGGAAGAACATGAGCATCTCCTGTATCGTCGCGGTGTGGCCGCCCCTCCGCGCGACCGCGATCGGTCCCCCGACCTTCCACGAGAGGAACCGGTCCGTCGAGCGGGAGACCATGCCGATCCTCTGGAGCGCCGCCATCACGTCCCCCCGGGCGGTCCCGAAGTAGACGGGCGAGGCGACGATGAACCCCTCGGCACCCCTGACCTTCTCGATGATCTCCGTGAGCCC of Methanolinea sp. contains these proteins:
- a CDS encoding aspartate kinase, which encodes MKFGGTSVADGGSVSRVVDIVESCYRAGNEVAVVVSAQRGVTDQLIAIAEELANAPGPDEIEQFINSLRVRHGRVLLEAAPDYADEVGIALEEQLDNLENILSAVHNLRELTPRSRDYILTFGERLNSLVVSAALRQRGIPTAVLDGCEAGIVTTPTHGEAVAIPASEQKIKSRVLPLLASTVPVIMGFMGCTEKGIVTTLGRSGSDYTAALVGAAIDADEIVIWTDVDGIMTSDPRIIPDARVIPVISYHEVMELSYFGAKVMHPRSIEPAMRKNILVRVKNTFNPDHPGTLIVRDQKKDNRVVKALTYIEKVALVNICGAQMIGRPGVAKAIFSALADRDINVMMISQGSSEANISLVIDETQEDAAKEALLPLVSEGRVREVTTNSDVCAVAVVGAGMAGARGTGGRIFTALGNGGVNVMMISQGSSELNISFVVKKEDGRKAVRILHDEFRLSEEDNG
- the purM gene encoding phosphoribosylformylglycinamidine cyclo-ligase; the protein is MGKEVPRTYRDAGVDIDLEARAVAALVAKLTFRREGRFRKVSPPGHFAGYVECGSHVLALTVDGVGTKMKVAERLRDWTTVGIDCIAMNANDLYVMNIEPVAFVDYIAADALSEEQMAQIGIGLNEGARQANVDIVGGETATLKGLVTGIDLAGTCLGIQRRERVISGERIVPGDVIVGVPSSGIHSNGLSLARRIVDARDAWEERIAPGKTIGQELLVPTRIYAEALEVAARTEVHGMCHITGGGLLNLTRLSRHGFEVTDPLPPHGIFAWLQREGGIGTAEMYRTFNMGMGYAYIVPDESADEVLSLVPGSRVVGEVSAEPGVRVRGIPVR
- a CDS encoding ZPR1 zinc finger domain-containing protein; translation: MRRVVPGPCPVCSAEIEYIYEVEDIPYFFGLLIVSTRCPTCGFRFVDTSLMKNAEPSRWEFSVLSVDDLSARVVRSMSGTITIPELGVEIAPGPACEGFVSNVEGILARVERVVESIILWAEDEGEEARARALRERIADAKEGRFPVTIIIDDPTGNSAILDDRAVVSPLVLEPAEDGG
- the sepF gene encoding cell division protein SepF, with protein sequence MVKFLETLLGKSTPSTEDEYMDLDLEALEAEEEGAPALYVKIASVGDIKDSPRIKDEIYNGNIVIVDIAKLKADKVMYERVLKDFKEVAKDVNGDIIGLGDQRYVVITPNSVKISREKIGGSA
- a CDS encoding RNA-binding protein, producing MARITPRKRHTLRRSQAEELRERLQAEIGASAELFPVEGIEIVETDGDVTLYLIRKRPLLMETGGIVFPTLRGLLDHPFPERRVVVDAGAVPFIAKGADVMRPGVTAVSDDVREGRPVQVVEERHGKPLAVGIALLDAAGIREKTAGKVVKTLHHVGDEIWNLEF
- a CDS encoding RNA-binding protein, whose protein sequence is MTKRPLDILDQVLNRQPVIVSLKGGRELRGVLQGYDVHMNLVLDRAEEIEGGQSRSVGTLIVRGDNVIYISPSKEQ
- a CDS encoding 50S ribosomal protein L37e; its protein translation is MSKGTPSMGKRQKKVHIACRRCGRTSYHVRHKVCSSCGFGRSARIRSYKWTMKRPKIPTH
- the purF gene encoding amidophosphoribosyltransferase — protein: MCGIVGIRDATGVSFSLYYALYALQHRGQESAGISTFDGVRLHKHKGQGLVAEVFDSSILSSLEGNVGIGHVRYPTTGANKPENAQPFNFTHRDRIISIAHNGNLVNSRQLREEYERRGQIFCSTTDTELIAKVLTEELSASGSVEDAVHRCMRVLRGSYSVVMMVDGVLYGFRDPLGIKPLCIGRTEQGLMIASESVAVDALGGTFLRDVAPGELVCIDGEGMRSMQIARASRRAHCIFEYIYFARADAVLDGALVYDVRLRIGGKLHEEAPVPADSVCPVPDSGTAYAIGYAARSGIPFMESLLKNRYMGRTFIMSTQHERERAVRMKLNPIRRHLDGASVVLVDDSIVRGTTSRRIIGIMRDAGAREVHVRIGSPRIVAPCYLGVDMPTREELVAHGRDEEEVRRHITATSLHHVSIGALVEAIGIGRENLCTGCLTGCYPVEIPGEVSRPPPVDFLDGTYQTRLERFGT
- the trxA gene encoding thioredoxin, which codes for MDDEELQRIREKKLRELAERLSGRAEKKEPARVITVGESNFREVLSAHRNLAVDFWAEWCGPCRMVAPVIEELAVELAGSVTFAKCNTDHNPRLAARFAISAIPTILLFRGGSLVDRVVGAYPKDALRARLARAFSLST
- a CDS encoding UbiX family flavin prenyltransferase, which produces MARPRIIVALSGASGIVYGIRLLEAAREAGIETDLVMSENAAGMVRIETSLDPSQVTALATRVHDNHDFTSPLASGSTRHMGMVVVPCSMKTLSGIACGFSGNLLLRAADCTLKERRPLVLVPRETPLSPIHLRNMLALAEAGAVILPACPGFYHRPKDIKGLVDHVVGKVFDILGIDHHLYRRWREGEDLPPGKPTG
- a CDS encoding small multi-drug export protein produces the protein MRTGVQVPESPLPVDHPVAKVILPFLLGGLYFGFCVLLLPRETALLLGALMLAYVVPPAGKESVIPLGIALGLPWWLIGTSIALMDVLAGLFMALNFEVAFRVPLLGAWIERFLGRGNDYLARRPWLARFCFAGVVLFVMFPLQGSGGIGATLLGRLLGMGRWDIFFAIVLGAFLGCFLIALGSAFVWEIIVANPATGVTVAAAIIATFVAAYLAYRWRIARGTGQDRK